DNA from Geobacter sulfurreducens PCA:
TGCTGGAATCCCTCCAGGTAGTGGCGCTGGATTTCATCGAGGCGGGTCTGGCGGAAGAGATCGACGGCTCCGGAAATCAATTGGAGCTGCGATCGGATCTCGTGGCTGACGTGGGCCAGAAGTTCGCTCTTCGCTGTGGTGGCCGCCTCAGCCGCTGTTGCTGCGGTACGGAGTTCCTGCTCCACGGCCCGGAGCCGTTCATTCTCGCCCAGAAGGTCTGCCAGCCGGCATTCGAGATCTCTGATCCGGTTCAGGTCCGTTGACGATACGAAGCCGTGTCGACTGTCGGAGCCGTTGTCGTTGGTCTGGTGCTGGCCGGAAGAGCGTTGAAGCATCATGGGGATTGTATCTGGTTCCGTTAACAGACGTTACTTTGATAAAATTACATTAAATTTATATCAAAATTTTCGGGGTGCGGTAAATGGAAAAGTTCGATATTGCTGATGCAGATGTGCCGTATACCGGCCGTGGAGAAAATGCCTTTACAACAGAGCTGGTTATCCATTATCCTTCATCGGTTACACTCAGAAGAGACAGGTGTTTATGAAGATTGATACCATCAGGAATTTTTCGATTATCGCCCACATTGACCACGGCAAATCCACCCTTGCGGATCGGCTGCTGGAGTATACCGGCGCCCTCACGGAACGGGAGATGCAGGACCAGTTCCTGGACAAGATGGACCTGGAACGGGAGAGGGGTATCACCATCAAGGCCCAGACGGTACGGCTTACCTACCGGGCTGACGACGGTAACGACTACATCCTGAACCTCATCGACACGCCGGGCCACGTGGACTTCACCTACGAGGTTTCCCGGTCCCTGGCCGCCTGCGAAGGTGCCCTGCTGGTGGTGGACGCCTCCCAGGGGGTTGAAGCCCAGACCCTTGCCAACGTCTATCTCGCCATCGACAACAATCTGGAAGTCTTTCCGGTCCTCAACAAGATCGACCTGCCCGCGGCCGAGCCGGAGCGGGTGAAGCACGAGATCGAGGAAATCATCGGTCTCGATGCCCACGACGCGGTTATGGCCAGTGCCAAGGAGGGGATCGGCACTCGGGAGATCCTGGAGGAGATCGTCAAGAAGATTCCTCCTCCGGAAGGAGATCCGGCCGCTCCGCTCAAGGCCCTGCTTTTCGATTCGTGGTACGACCAGTACCAAGGCGTGATCATCCTCGTCCGGGTCATCGACGGCACCGTGAAGAAGGGGGACAAGATCCAGCTGGTCTCCACCGGCCGTAGTTACGAAGCCCTGAAGGTCGGTGTCTTCGCCCCGGTGATGCGCGAAGTGCCCCAGCTGGCGGCGGGGGAGGTCGGTTTCCTCATTGCCGGCATCAAGGATGTGGCTGACGCCAAGATCGGCGATACCGTCACCCACGCCCTCAAGCCCTGTGTAACGCCTCTCGGCGGTTTCAAGGAAGTGAAGCCCATGGTCTTCTCGGGGCTCTATCCCATCGACACCGCCCAGTACGAGCAACTGCGCGATGCCCTGGCCAAGCTCAAGCTGAACGACTCCTCCTTCTCGTTCGAGCCGGAGACATCGCTGGCCCTCGGTTTCGGTTTCCGCTGCGGCTTCCTGGGTCTGCTCCACATGGAGATCATCCAGGAGCGCCTGGAGCGGGAGTTCAATCTCGACCTGATCACCACCGCCCCCACGGTTGTGTACAAGGTCCACCGGATCAAAGGGGACGTGATCACCATCGAGAGCGCCAACCAGTTGCCGCCGCTCCAGGAAATCGACTACATCGAGGAGCCCTTCATCCTCGCCTCCATCCACACGCCCAACGAGTTCGTGGGGGGCATCCTCTCCCTGTGCGAGGAGAAGCGCGGCGTCCAGCGCGAGATCAAGTACCTCACCCCCACGCGGGTGATGATCATCTATGAACTCCCCCTCAACGAGGTGGTCCTCGACTTTTACGACCGGTTGAAATCAATCACCAAGGGGTACGCCTCCCTGGATTACGAGCATCTGAACTACCGCCGCAGCGACCTGGTGCGGATGAACATCCTCATCAACGGCGAGGCCGTTGACGCGCTCTCCCTCATCATCCACCGGGACAAGGCCTACTACCGGGGCCGTGACCTGGTCTCCAAGATGAAGGAGCTGATCCCGCGT
Protein-coding regions in this window:
- the lepA gene encoding translation elongation factor 4, with the translated sequence MKIDTIRNFSIIAHIDHGKSTLADRLLEYTGALTEREMQDQFLDKMDLERERGITIKAQTVRLTYRADDGNDYILNLIDTPGHVDFTYEVSRSLAACEGALLVVDASQGVEAQTLANVYLAIDNNLEVFPVLNKIDLPAAEPERVKHEIEEIIGLDAHDAVMASAKEGIGTREILEEIVKKIPPPEGDPAAPLKALLFDSWYDQYQGVIILVRVIDGTVKKGDKIQLVSTGRSYEALKVGVFAPVMREVPQLAAGEVGFLIAGIKDVADAKIGDTVTHALKPCVTPLGGFKEVKPMVFSGLYPIDTAQYEQLRDALAKLKLNDSSFSFEPETSLALGFGFRCGFLGLLHMEIIQERLEREFNLDLITTAPTVVYKVHRIKGDVITIESANQLPPLQEIDYIEEPFILASIHTPNEFVGGILSLCEEKRGVQREIKYLTPTRVMIIYELPLNEVVLDFYDRLKSITKGYASLDYEHLNYRRSDLVRMNILINGEAVDALSLIIHRDKAYYRGRDLVSKMKELIPRQMFEVVIQAAIGAKVIARETVKALRKDVLAKCYGGDITRKRKLLEKQKEGKKRMKNVGNVELPQEAFLAILKVEEK